A stretch of the Armatimonadota bacterium genome encodes the following:
- a CDS encoding histidine phosphatase family protein, which yields MPGEPITVIHFIRHGENAWNREEVFRGRADVPLNERRHAQARTLASQSVAAAAAMTTSSSRHVE from the coding sequence GTGCCTGGAGAACCGATCACCGTCATCCATTTCATCCGCCACGGGGAGAACGCCTGGAACCGCGAGGAGGTGTTCCGCGGGCGCGCGGACGTGCCGCTCAATGAGCGCCGTCATGCGCAGGCCCGGACCCTCGCTTCCCAGTCGGTGGCGGCCGCAGCCGCGATGACGACCTCCAGCAGCAGACACGTAGAATGA